A part of Bacteroidia bacterium genomic DNA contains:
- a CDS encoding outer membrane beta-barrel protein, which yields MNKLYLVACCLMFELQVAIAQNFSGGLILGINASQIDGDNIKGFHKRGGTIGGYVNYRFSETFSIQPEILIEQLGSRSKDRRLTVLGGSAVDLNINSLNLPLLLMLRHPLIIGTDIEFDVDWYGGAALGVRMNWVDNHGNSPEIDFLKRYDYRIIGGADIPIGDYLSINGRITYSVIPTLDTELPLPGQMPKDEVGRLRWFYRYISLSVHVNLIRADRWK from the coding sequence ATGAACAAACTTTACCTGGTTGCATGTTGTTTGATGTTTGAACTTCAAGTTGCTATTGCGCAAAATTTTAGCGGAGGTTTGATATTAGGCATAAATGCCAGTCAGATTGACGGCGACAATATTAAGGGTTTCCATAAGCGTGGGGGTACGATTGGCGGGTATGTCAATTACCGTTTTTCGGAGACCTTTTCGATTCAGCCGGAGATATTAATCGAACAATTGGGTAGTCGCTCAAAAGACAGGCGCCTAACTGTGTTGGGGGGATCTGCGGTTGATTTAAATATTAATTCACTGAATCTGCCTTTGCTCTTAATGCTAAGGCACCCGTTGATAATCGGTACAGATATAGAATTTGATGTGGATTGGTATGGCGGTGCTGCATTGGGGGTAAGGATGAACTGGGTAGATAATCATGGAAACAGCCCGGAAATAGATTTTTTGAAGCGGTATGATTATCGGATTATTGGCGGAGCAGACATTCCGATAGGAGATTACCTGAGCATAAATGGCCGAATCACCTATTCGGTCATCCCAACATTGGACACAGAACTACCTTTACCCGGACAAATGCCTAAGGATGAGGTTGGGCGTTTGAGATGGTTTTATCGATATATTTCACTTTCTGTCCATGTAAACCTGATCCGGGCAGACCGTTGGAAGTAG
- the rpsL gene encoding 30S ribosomal protein S12, whose amino-acid sequence MPTIQQLIRKGREVKQDKSKSPALDNCPQRRGVCLRVYTTTPKKPNSALRKVARVRLTNQKEVNAYIGGEGHNLQEHSIVLVRGGRVKDLPGVRYHIVRGALDTAGVDGRKQARSKYGTRRAKK is encoded by the coding sequence ATGCCTACAATACAACAATTAATTCGAAAAGGAAGAGAAGTCAAGCAGGACAAGAGTAAATCACCTGCTTTGGACAACTGTCCCCAAAGAAGAGGGGTATGTCTCCGGGTGTATACGACTACACCTAAGAAGCCAAACTCAGCACTCCGTAAAGTAGCACGGGTTCGTCTCACCAATCAAAAAGAGGTGAACGCGTACATTGGCGGAGAGGGACATAATCTTCAGGAACACTCTATTGTACTGGTAAGAGGAGGTCGTGTAAAAGACCTGCCAGGTGTGAGATATCACATAGTAAGAGGTGCACTGGATACAGCCGGTGTAGATGGCAGAAAACAAGCACGTTCCAAATACGGTACCAGAAGGGCCAAAAAGTAG
- the rpsG gene encoding 30S ribosomal protein S7, translated as MRKSRARNRAITPDSRYGDTQITKFVNNLMIQGKKSVAFGVFYGAMDIIEARSEQPALEVFRAALNNAMPAVEVKSRRVGGATFQVPTEVHPKRKEGLGIRWLIRFAKSRNGKSMEDKLAAEFMAAAKGEGAAVKKKEDTHRMAEANKAFSHFRF; from the coding sequence ATGAGAAAGAGCAGAGCTAGAAACCGAGCAATTACTCCCGACTCCCGTTACGGAGATACTCAGATCACAAAATTTGTGAACAATCTGATGATTCAGGGAAAGAAAAGCGTGGCCTTTGGGGTATTCTATGGGGCTATGGATATTATTGAAGCCAGATCTGAACAACCTGCGCTGGAAGTTTTCAGAGCTGCCCTCAACAATGCAATGCCTGCGGTAGAAGTAAAAAGCCGCCGTGTAGGTGGTGCAACTTTTCAGGTGCCTACTGAAGTACATCCAAAGAGAAAAGAAGGTCTTGGTATCCGTTGGCTGATCCGTTTCGCAAAATCACGTAATGGAAAATCCATGGAGGATAAACTTGCAGCTGAATTTATGGCTGCGGCAAAGGGTGAAGGTGCTGCCGTTAAGAAGAAGGAAGATACACACCGGATGGCAGAAGCAAACAAAGCATTCTCCCACTTCAGATTTTAG
- the fusA gene encoding elongation factor G, which yields MKKVPLKDIRNIGIMAHIDAGKTTTTERILYYTGISHKIGEVHEGAATMDWMEQEQERGITITAAATTTFWPYNSIDHRINIIDTPGHVDFTVEVERSLRVLDGAVAVFCSVGGVEPQSETVWRQADKYKVPRIGFVNKMDRSGADFFEVVRQVKTMLGANPVPIQIPIGSEVNFKGVVDLLDNKAIVWNEHDMGMTSEVIDIPADLVDTVEQWRTVMIEAIAEYDDALMEKYFEDPTTITREELLSALRKATLDLAITPMLCGSAFKNKGVQAVLDSVCALLPSPLDVPPVVGINPDTDKEEARSANINEPFTALAFKIMTDPYVGRLSFFRVYSGKLDGGSYILNNRTGSKERLSRILQMHANKQNQIDTVEAGDIAAGVGMKDIRTGDTLTDLNNPLMLESIVFPEPVIKLAVEPKTQKDEEKLGIGLSKLAEEDPTFQVRTDEETGQTIIAGMGELHLEIIVDRLKREFKVEVNQGQPQVSYREAITKKVTHREVYKKQTGGRGKFADIQIEIGPVESESGQGYEFVNDIKGGVIPKEFIPSVEKGFREAMNQGVLAGYQLDGLRVRLFDGSFHAVDSDQLSFELAARTAFRTAVPKAGAVLKEPIMAVEVVTPEEYMGNVVGDLNRRRGKIENMGDRGNSKVVKAKVPLSEMFGYVTDLRTISSGRAASTMQFSHYQEAPSGIQEEVIAKVKGLTKV from the coding sequence ATGAAAAAAGTACCATTAAAAGATATCCGGAATATAGGCATCATGGCCCACATTGATGCAGGGAAAACCACCACAACGGAAAGGATTCTCTACTATACCGGTATTTCTCATAAAATTGGGGAGGTTCATGAGGGGGCAGCTACGATGGACTGGATGGAGCAGGAGCAGGAAAGAGGTATTACGATTACCGCTGCTGCTACCACTACATTCTGGCCATACAATTCAATCGATCACCGTATTAATATTATTGATACTCCCGGACACGTGGACTTTACTGTTGAGGTAGAGCGTTCACTTCGGGTATTGGACGGAGCTGTAGCTGTATTCTGTTCTGTTGGAGGCGTTGAGCCCCAAAGTGAGACTGTATGGCGTCAGGCTGACAAATATAAAGTGCCACGTATCGGTTTCGTTAATAAGATGGATCGTTCTGGTGCCGACTTCTTCGAAGTGGTTCGCCAGGTGAAAACCATGCTTGGTGCAAACCCTGTACCCATCCAAATCCCTATTGGTTCTGAAGTGAACTTTAAAGGGGTGGTGGATTTGCTCGACAATAAAGCCATCGTCTGGAATGAACATGATATGGGGATGACCTCAGAAGTTATCGACATTCCTGCCGATTTGGTTGATACAGTAGAACAATGGCGTACTGTAATGATTGAGGCCATCGCAGAATATGATGATGCGTTGATGGAAAAGTACTTTGAAGATCCAACAACGATCACCAGAGAAGAACTTCTTTCTGCTTTGCGTAAAGCTACATTGGATTTGGCAATTACACCGATGCTCTGTGGCTCCGCCTTTAAAAATAAAGGAGTTCAGGCTGTTCTCGACTCGGTTTGTGCACTTCTTCCTTCTCCTCTGGATGTACCTCCGGTTGTGGGTATTAATCCTGATACAGATAAAGAAGAGGCTCGTAGCGCAAATATAAACGAACCGTTTACTGCTCTGGCCTTCAAAATCATGACGGATCCTTATGTAGGTCGTCTCTCCTTCTTCCGTGTATATTCCGGAAAATTGGATGGAGGTTCTTACATTCTGAATAACCGTACAGGTAGTAAAGAGCGCCTAAGCCGTATTCTTCAGATGCACGCCAACAAGCAAAACCAGATTGATACGGTTGAAGCTGGGGACATTGCAGCTGGAGTAGGTATGAAAGATATTCGTACTGGTGATACGCTTACTGACCTTAATAACCCGCTCATGCTTGAGTCTATTGTATTCCCCGAACCGGTAATTAAGCTGGCGGTGGAACCAAAGACTCAGAAAGATGAGGAAAAATTAGGTATAGGACTTTCCAAGCTCGCAGAAGAAGATCCCACTTTCCAGGTCAGAACAGATGAGGAAACAGGACAAACGATTATCGCGGGTATGGGTGAGCTTCACCTTGAGATTATCGTAGATCGTCTGAAAAGGGAGTTCAAGGTTGAAGTAAATCAAGGGCAACCACAGGTTTCTTACCGGGAGGCCATCACCAAGAAAGTTACACACCGTGAAGTCTATAAAAAGCAGACTGGTGGGCGTGGTAAATTTGCCGATATACAAATAGAAATCGGACCGGTAGAATCTGAATCTGGTCAGGGTTACGAATTTGTAAACGATATTAAAGGTGGAGTAATTCCAAAAGAATTTATTCCTTCTGTAGAAAAAGGCTTCCGCGAAGCTATGAATCAGGGCGTTTTGGCTGGTTACCAGCTGGATGGTTTGAGAGTAAGGCTTTTTGACGGTAGTTTCCACGCGGTTGACTCAGACCAACTTTCATTTGAACTTGCAGCACGTACAGCTTTCCGCACAGCAGTGCCCAAAGCAGGTGCAGTACTGAAGGAGCCCATTATGGCTGTAGAGGTGGTAACACCCGAGGAGTATATGGGTAATGTGGTTGGCGATCTTAACCGTCGTCGTGGAAAAATTGAAAATATGGGCGACAGAGGAAATTCCAAAGTCGTAAAAGCCAAGGTACCTCTCTCTGAAATGTTTGGCTATGTTACCGACCTGCGTACCATTTCATCTGGTAGAGCAGCGTCCACCATGCAGTTCTCTCATTATCAGGAGGCTCCATCTGGTATTCAGGAAGAAGTAATCGCAAAAGTAAAAGGTCTTACAAAGGTATAG
- the rpsJ gene encoding 30S ribosomal protein S10, with protein MTQKIRIKLKSYDHNLVDKSAEKIVRTVKSTGAIVSGPIPLPTERSVITVNRSPHVNKKSREQFEISSYKRLIDIFSSSSKTVDVLMKLELPSGVDVEIKV; from the coding sequence ATGACCCAGAAGATTAGAATTAAACTAAAATCGTACGATCACAATCTGGTAGATAAGTCTGCCGAAAAAATCGTACGTACGGTGAAGTCCACCGGCGCCATCGTGAGTGGACCGATCCCGTTACCTACAGAGCGCTCTGTAATCACCGTAAACCGCTCTCCCCACGTCAATAAAAAGTCAAGGGAGCAGTTCGAAATCAGTTCTTACAAACGTTTGATCGACATTTTTAGTTCGAGTTCGAAAACGGTTGACGTTCTGATGAAACTCGAACTACCCAGTGGTGTTGATGTGGAGATTAAAGTGTAA
- the rplC gene encoding 50S ribosomal protein L3, with product MAGIIGKKVGMTNIFDENRKNIACTLIYAEPNVVTQVKSDKLINGKTDGYNAVQLAFDEKKEKNTTKALQGHFEKAGTTPKRKLAEIDFYDKEVKLGDTVSVDIFEEGDYVDVVGMSKGKGFQGVVKRHGFSGVGARTHGQHNRERAPGSLGPGSTPSRVFKGMKMAGRMGGDKVTVQNLRIVKVIPEKNLLVVSGSIPGHKGSYVIVEK from the coding sequence ATGGCAGGAATCATAGGAAAGAAAGTAGGGATGACCAATATTTTCGATGAAAATCGGAAAAACATTGCCTGTACTTTGATATATGCCGAGCCCAATGTGGTTACTCAGGTCAAATCTGATAAGCTAATCAATGGTAAGACAGATGGCTACAATGCTGTACAGCTTGCTTTTGATGAGAAAAAGGAAAAAAATACCACCAAAGCTCTTCAAGGTCACTTTGAAAAAGCAGGAACAACTCCCAAGCGCAAACTTGCCGAGATTGATTTCTATGATAAAGAAGTGAAACTCGGAGATACTGTAAGTGTAGATATTTTTGAGGAAGGTGATTACGTGGACGTTGTCGGAATGTCAAAGGGTAAAGGTTTTCAAGGTGTTGTAAAACGCCACGGGTTTAGCGGTGTTGGTGCCCGTACCCATGGTCAGCACAACCGGGAGCGTGCCCCAGGCTCACTCGGACCAGGTTCTACTCCTTCCCGCGTATTCAAGGGAATGAAAATGGCTGGCCGTATGGGCGGCGACAAAGTTACAGTTCAAAACCTTAGAATCGTTAAGGTAATCCCTGAGAAAAATCTGTTGGTTGTTTCCGGATCCATACCGGGGCATAAAGGGTCTTACGTCATTGTAGAGAAGTAA
- the rplD gene encoding 50S ribosomal protein L4 yields MEVAVYNIEGSETGRTVSLSEGIFGLQNPSDHAIFQDVRLILANQRQGTHKAKERGEISATTKKPYRQKGTGNARQGSRKSPLWRHGGRVFGPRPRDYGFKLNRKFKQLARRSALTYKAREENIRVLENFDFDAPKTKNFLSILEKLALGNKKILMVLGDYSQNVYLSGRNLPKAQVMTVADLNTYDILNAETLIITEDAVNVINEKLAN; encoded by the coding sequence ATGGAAGTAGCAGTTTATAATATAGAAGGTTCTGAAACCGGTAGAACGGTTTCTCTATCAGAGGGAATCTTTGGTTTGCAGAACCCGAGCGACCACGCCATCTTCCAGGATGTGCGGCTGATTCTCGCCAATCAGCGTCAGGGAACTCATAAAGCGAAAGAACGTGGTGAGATTTCGGCGACTACCAAAAAGCCCTACCGCCAAAAAGGAACGGGTAATGCACGTCAGGGTAGCCGTAAATCACCTCTGTGGCGTCATGGTGGTAGAGTATTCGGGCCAAGACCGCGCGATTATGGGTTCAAACTGAACCGCAAATTCAAGCAACTTGCACGGAGAAGCGCGCTTACCTATAAAGCTCGTGAGGAGAATATCCGGGTGCTGGAAAACTTTGACTTTGACGCACCTAAAACCAAAAACTTTCTGAGCATATTGGAAAAATTGGCTTTAGGCAACAAGAAAATCCTGATGGTTCTCGGCGACTATAGCCAGAATGTCTACTTATCAGGAAGAAATCTTCCCAAGGCACAGGTAATGACCGTAGCAGATCTGAATACTTACGATATTCTGAACGCTGAGACGCTGATCATTACTGAGGATGCAGTGAACGTTATTAATGAAAAATTAGCAAACTAA
- the rplW gene encoding 50S ribosomal protein L23: MSILKRPIITEKTADFAEKGLSKYGFEVGLSASKSQIKSEVERVYEVAVENVRTMVVRGKRRTRFTKKGIIHGKSSNYKKAIVTLKEGNEIDFYKHI, from the coding sequence ATGAGTATCCTTAAAAGACCAATCATTACTGAAAAGACGGCTGATTTTGCGGAGAAAGGCCTTTCTAAATACGGATTTGAGGTAGGACTGAGTGCTTCCAAAAGCCAGATCAAAAGTGAAGTTGAGAGGGTGTATGAGGTAGCAGTGGAGAATGTACGTACAATGGTCGTTAGAGGCAAAAGACGTACCCGGTTTACCAAAAAAGGTATTATCCATGGAAAGTCTTCAAACTATAAGAAGGCCATTGTAACCCTCAAAGAGGGAAATGAGATTGATTTCTACAAGCATATATAA
- the rplB gene encoding 50S ribosomal protein L2 produces the protein MGIKKLKPVTPSQRHMSISDFDTITKSNPEKSLTKPLKSFGGRNRTGITTMPHRGGGHKRKYRVIDFKRNKFGIPATVKAIEYDPNRSARIALLFYADGEKRYILAPEKLEVGRKIVSAEIADPEVGNAMCLMNIPLGTFVHNVELYPGKGGAMARSAGTYVQITAREGKYVTLRLPSGETRMVLGTCMATIGVVSNSEHQNIEIGKAGRNRWLGKRPRTRGVAMNPVDHPMGGGEGRASGGHPRNRNGLPAKGYKTRNKKKSSNRLIISRKKKR, from the coding sequence ATGGGTATCAAGAAGTTAAAACCGGTAACACCCAGCCAGCGGCACATGTCCATATCGGATTTTGATACGATTACCAAATCGAATCCGGAAAAATCCCTTACCAAACCGCTGAAAAGTTTTGGTGGACGTAACCGTACAGGGATTACAACCATGCCTCACAGAGGGGGTGGCCACAAACGGAAATACAGGGTTATCGATTTCAAAAGAAATAAGTTTGGCATACCTGCAACGGTGAAAGCCATTGAGTACGATCCAAATCGTTCTGCCCGTATCGCCTTATTATTTTATGCTGATGGGGAAAAGCGCTACATACTGGCTCCTGAAAAGCTAGAAGTAGGACGGAAAATTGTATCAGCAGAGATTGCCGATCCGGAAGTGGGTAATGCAATGTGTCTGATGAATATTCCACTGGGTACTTTTGTGCACAATGTTGAATTGTATCCTGGAAAAGGAGGTGCAATGGCTCGTAGCGCAGGTACTTATGTTCAGATTACTGCACGGGAAGGAAAATATGTAACCCTTCGGTTGCCTTCCGGAGAAACTCGTATGGTACTTGGTACCTGTATGGCGACGATCGGTGTTGTAAGTAATTCTGAGCATCAGAATATTGAAATAGGTAAAGCTGGCCGAAACCGTTGGTTAGGAAAACGCCCACGTACCAGAGGCGTTGCGATGAACCCGGTAGATCACCCAATGGGTGGTGGTGAAGGTCGTGCATCGGGAGGCCACCCACGTAACCGTAATGGTCTGCCTGCAAAAGGATATAAAACAAGAAATAAGAAAAAATCTTCCAATCGTCTGATTATCAGCAGGAAGAAGAAAAGATAA
- the rpsS gene encoding 30S ribosomal protein S19, with translation MARSLKKGPFIDPKLERKVLRMNESGSKRMIKTWARRSMISPDFVGHTVAVHNGNKFIPVFVTENMVGHKLGEFSPTRNFRGHAGNRKDSRKK, from the coding sequence ATGGCAAGATCGCTGAAAAAAGGGCCATTTATTGACCCAAAACTCGAAAGAAAGGTTCTGCGAATGAACGAAAGCGGGAGTAAGCGTATGATTAAGACCTGGGCTCGGCGTTCGATGATTTCCCCGGATTTTGTTGGTCATACCGTTGCTGTACATAATGGCAATAAGTTTATCCCGGTATTTGTTACAGAGAACATGGTCGGTCATAAATTAGGAGAATTTTCTCCGACCAGAAATTTCAGAGGACATGCCGGTAATAGAAAGGATTCAAGGAAGAAGTAA
- the rplV gene encoding 50S ribosomal protein L22, with product MTRKEKIAAGIEKGPKRKKAYADRLKAEKSEKTEVSLNNYRSSARKMRMVVDQIRGMEVFHAINTLKFTSRAAAPAVGRLLRSAITSYEEKNEGERVDIGTHYVKEVSVDGARMLKRLNPAPQGRAHLVRKRYCHLTLQIDRIPETEDED from the coding sequence ATGACCCGTAAGGAAAAAATCGCTGCCGGGATTGAAAAAGGCCCCAAGCGTAAAAAAGCTTACGCCGATAGGCTTAAAGCTGAAAAGTCAGAGAAAACAGAAGTTTCTCTGAATAACTACCGCTCCTCAGCCCGCAAAATGCGTATGGTTGTGGATCAGATCCGGGGCATGGAAGTGTTTCATGCTATTAATACCCTGAAATTTACCAGCCGTGCTGCTGCACCAGCTGTAGGAAGGCTTCTTCGCTCCGCTATTACCAGCTACGAAGAAAAAAATGAAGGGGAAAGAGTAGATATCGGTACCCACTATGTCAAAGAAGTATCAGTAGATGGTGCAAGAATGTTGAAAAGGTTGAACCCCGCTCCTCAGGGAAGGGCCCACCTGGTTCGCAAAAGGTACTGCCACCTTACACTTCAAATTGACAGGATTCCAGAAACTGAAGACGAAGATTAA
- the rpsC gene encoding 30S ribosomal protein S3, whose protein sequence is MGQKTHPIGLRLGITKGWDSNWFGGKDFSDKLIEDEKIRAYLNTRIPKGGISKIVIERTLRKITITIHTSRPGIVIGKGGKEVDKLREEIKKLTGKDVQINIFEIKRPELDATLVGQQIAQQLEGRVSFRRAMKASLASTMRAGAQGCKIMCAGRLGGAEMARTEQYKQGRIPLQTLRADIDYALVEAHTIYGVIGVKVWIFKKEIYGKVDLSPNSKSDRKRTKKRRR, encoded by the coding sequence TTGGGACAGAAGACTCATCCAATAGGACTAAGGTTAGGCATCACCAAGGGTTGGGATTCCAACTGGTTTGGAGGAAAAGATTTCTCTGACAAACTGATTGAAGACGAAAAAATTCGCGCCTACCTCAATACCCGGATACCCAAAGGCGGTATTTCGAAGATTGTTATCGAACGTACACTTCGCAAGATTACAATTACTATTCACACTTCCCGACCTGGAATTGTGATCGGTAAAGGTGGTAAGGAAGTGGATAAATTGCGGGAAGAGATCAAAAAACTCACAGGGAAAGACGTTCAGATCAACATTTTTGAGATCAAACGTCCTGAACTTGATGCCACGCTCGTTGGGCAACAAATCGCTCAGCAACTGGAAGGCAGGGTTTCATTCCGTCGCGCAATGAAAGCTTCTCTTGCTTCTACGATGCGTGCAGGTGCCCAGGGTTGCAAAATCATGTGTGCCGGTCGTTTGGGCGGAGCTGAGATGGCACGTACTGAACAGTATAAGCAAGGACGCATTCCGCTACAGACTTTGAGAGCAGATATTGATTATGCACTTGTTGAAGCGCATACCATATACGGAGTTATCGGTGTGAAAGTCTGGATATTTAAAAAAGAAATTTACGGCAAGGTGGACCTTTCTCCCAACTCTAAATCAGACAGGAAAAGGACTAAAAAGCGGAGAAGGTAG
- the rplP gene encoding 50S ribosomal protein L16 — MLQPKKVKHRKVQKGRMKGNSGRGAEIAFGSYGLKVLEPSFITSRQIEACRITISRAMKREGNMWIRIFPDKPITKKPAEVRMGKGKGNPEYWAAVVKPGRIMFELDGVPEAVAKEALRLAANKLPIKTKFVVRRDLQG, encoded by the coding sequence ATGTTACAGCCTAAGAAAGTCAAACATAGAAAAGTTCAGAAAGGCAGAATGAAAGGCAATTCTGGGAGAGGTGCTGAGATTGCCTTTGGATCTTATGGTTTAAAAGTACTTGAGCCGAGCTTTATTACTTCCAGACAGATTGAAGCCTGCCGTATCACAATTTCCCGTGCAATGAAGAGGGAAGGAAATATGTGGATTCGGATTTTTCCTGACAAGCCCATTACCAAAAAGCCTGCTGAGGTGCGGATGGGTAAAGGAAAAGGTAACCCCGAATACTGGGCTGCTGTCGTAAAACCAGGAAGAATTATGTTCGAACTGGATGGGGTACCAGAAGCTGTTGCAAAAGAAGCCCTTCGGCTTGCTGCAAATAAGCTACCGATAAAAACAAAATTTGTAGTTAGAAGAGATTTACAAGGATAA
- the rpmC gene encoding 50S ribosomal protein L29 translates to MKAKEIRDLTTSELVARIKDESDKLLRLRLNHAVSAIENPSEIRDTRKAIARLNTISRERQLAEKANN, encoded by the coding sequence ATGAAGGCCAAAGAAATCAGGGACCTGACAACGTCAGAACTTGTCGCCAGAATAAAGGACGAAAGCGATAAGCTCCTGCGACTCAGACTCAACCACGCGGTGTCTGCAATAGAAAATCCCTCTGAGATACGGGATACGCGTAAAGCGATTGCAAGATTAAATACCATCTCTCGGGAGAGACAATTGGCGGAAAAAGCAAACAACTAA
- the rpsQ gene encoding 30S ribosomal protein S17, producing the protein MSEITVTRNLRKIRVGKVISNKMDKSIVVAVERRVKHPMYGKFVHKTSRFMAHDENNECGIGDTVRIMETRPMSKRKRWRLVEIIEKAK; encoded by the coding sequence ATGAGCGAAATAACAGTTACGAGAAACCTCAGAAAGATCAGGGTCGGTAAAGTCATCAGTAATAAGATGGATAAGTCGATTGTGGTTGCGGTTGAACGGAGAGTAAAGCACCCGATGTATGGTAAATTTGTGCACAAAACTTCCCGTTTTATGGCGCATGACGAAAACAACGAATGTGGCATAGGTGACACCGTTCGTATTATGGAAACGCGCCCTATGAGCAAACGCAAACGGTGGCGGTTAGTCGAAATCATTGAGAAAGCAAAATAG
- the rplN gene encoding 50S ribosomal protein L14 encodes MIQQETRLKVADNSGAKELLCIRVLGGTKRRYARVGDRIICSVKSADPSSNVKKGDVVKAVVVRTRKERRRADGSYIRFDDNAAVLLANDGGPRGTRIFGPVARELRDKGYMKIVSLAPEVL; translated from the coding sequence ATGATACAACAGGAGACGAGACTTAAAGTAGCGGATAATAGCGGAGCGAAAGAGCTTCTCTGTATACGGGTACTGGGAGGTACCAAAAGGAGATACGCCCGCGTCGGTGACCGGATTATTTGTTCCGTCAAGTCCGCCGACCCCAGCTCCAATGTGAAAAAAGGTGATGTGGTGAAAGCGGTTGTCGTTCGGACACGTAAAGAACGCCGTCGTGCAGATGGCTCTTACATCCGATTTGACGATAATGCTGCTGTGCTACTGGCAAATGACGGTGGCCCCAGAGGAACCAGGATTTTTGGCCCGGTTGCCCGCGAGCTTCGCGATAAAGGTTATATGAAAATTGTATCCCTCGCTCCGGAGGTTTTATAG
- the rplX gene encoding 50S ribosomal protein L24, whose protein sequence is MATKLHIKKGDNVRILSGADRGKEGKVLLVFPKDQKAIVEGIRMVKKHIKPSQQYPNGGIIDQEAPVHISNLMVIDPGLKKPSRVGRKLSDEGKLVRYAKKSGDIIK, encoded by the coding sequence ATGGCAACAAAACTCCATATCAAAAAAGGCGATAACGTCCGCATACTCTCCGGCGCTGACCGTGGAAAAGAAGGTAAAGTCCTTCTGGTATTTCCAAAAGATCAGAAAGCAATTGTAGAGGGAATACGAATGGTTAAAAAGCACATTAAACCTTCCCAACAATACCCTAATGGTGGTATCATTGATCAGGAGGCACCTGTGCATATTTCAAACCTGATGGTGATTGATCCAGGCCTAAAAAAACCTTCCCGTGTCGGTCGCAAATTGTCTGATGAAGGTAAGTTGGTCAGATACGCCAAAAAAAGCGGAGATATTATCAAGTAA
- the rplE gene encoding 50S ribosomal protein L5, which yields MSNEPRLYTLYKEEIMQKLFKQFNYSSVMQIPHLEKIVLNRGVGEAVSDKKLIDASVEEFSLISGQRPVVTFSKKSISNFKLREDMPIGCKVTLRRVRMYEFLDRFINVAMPRVRDFRGIPVRGFDGRGNFTMGVKEQIIFPEIDVDKIGKISGMDVTFVTSANTDEEAKALLVAFGMPFQGIQRKQE from the coding sequence ATGTCAAACGAACCGAGGTTATACACGCTGTACAAAGAAGAGATTATGCAAAAGCTCTTCAAGCAATTTAATTACAGTTCTGTGATGCAGATACCCCACCTGGAAAAGATCGTTCTTAACCGTGGTGTAGGAGAGGCTGTTTCAGATAAGAAACTGATTGATGCGTCTGTAGAAGAGTTCTCTTTGATCTCTGGTCAACGTCCCGTAGTTACTTTTTCAAAGAAGAGTATCTCAAACTTCAAACTGCGGGAAGACATGCCTATCGGCTGTAAGGTTACCCTTCGCAGAGTCAGAATGTATGAGTTTCTTGACCGGTTTATCAACGTCGCAATGCCTCGTGTAAGAGACTTTCGTGGAATACCGGTGCGTGGATTTGATGGTAGAGGGAATTTTACCATGGGTGTTAAAGAACAGATCATCTTCCCTGAAATTGATGTAGATAAGATTGGGAAGATTTCCGGAATGGATGTTACTTTCGTAACTTCGGCCAACACAGATGAAGAAGCAAAAGCGCTATTGGTAGCTTTTGGTATGCCTTTCCAGGGAATACAAAGAAAGCAAGAGTAA